In Magnetospirillum sp. XM-1, a single window of DNA contains:
- a CDS encoding helix-turn-helix domain-containing protein, giving the protein MPPRKSAKPGTAPKPAKVAKKAGRSTRGRLDDGSANPIDVHVGARIRLRRTLLGMSQEKLGECLGLTFQQVQKYERGANRVGASRLFDLSRVLDVRVGYFFEEISSTAQAASPVEVIRGNVTKAIDVADDNPMTRRETLELVRAYFSISDPKVRDQVLSMAKALGGAK; this is encoded by the coding sequence ATGCCGCCACGTAAGAGTGCCAAGCCCGGAACCGCCCCCAAGCCTGCCAAGGTCGCCAAGAAGGCTGGCCGGTCCACCCGTGGCCGATTGGACGACGGCAGTGCCAATCCCATTGATGTTCATGTTGGTGCCCGCATTCGGCTTCGTCGGACCCTGCTTGGCATGAGCCAGGAGAAGCTTGGCGAATGCCTGGGGCTGACCTTCCAGCAGGTGCAAAAATACGAACGTGGAGCCAATCGGGTCGGAGCATCCAGGCTGTTCGATCTATCCCGTGTTCTGGATGTCCGGGTTGGCTACTTTTTTGAGGAAATCTCTTCGACTGCCCAGGCAGCATCGCCGGTCGAGGTGATCCGTGGCAATGTCACCAAGGCAATCGATGTCGCTGACGACAATCCCATGACTCGGCGGGAAACTCTTGAATTGGTCCGAGCCTATTTCAGCATCAGTGACCCCAAGGTGCGGGATCAGGTTCTGTCGATGGCGAAGGCTTTGGGTGGTGCCAAATAG
- a CDS encoding response regulator — MKILVVDDSATMRRIICNILVMLGFSSVSVAVNGKSAMEELYLHEYSLVISDWRMEPISGLDLLRWIRRDKKLNQLPFIMISAESDRNSIIETVKSGVSDYIVKPFSKATLKNKLQNIFGDF; from the coding sequence ATGAAAATACTGGTTGTTGACGATTCCGCAACCATGCGGAGAATAATCTGCAATATTCTTGTAATGCTTGGCTTTTCAAGCGTCTCCGTCGCCGTAAATGGTAAGTCTGCGATGGAGGAGCTTTATTTGCATGAGTATTCTCTTGTGATTTCAGACTGGAGGATGGAGCCTATCAGCGGACTTGATCTATTGAGATGGATTCGGCGTGATAAAAAATTAAATCAGTTGCCATTTATTATGATATCTGCGGAGTCTGATCGAAATAGCATTATTGAGACCGTCAAGAGCGGAGTTAGTGATTATATAGTTAAGCCATTTTCCAAGGCTACACTTAAGAATAAGTTACAAAATATATTTGGTGACTTCTGA
- a CDS encoding MucR family transcriptional regulator, giving the protein MADDIKALTTKIVSAYLGSSTLAATEIPSLIKSVYSSLKATITPVAAPTVSQKPAVSIKRSVTEESVICLECGSHQKLMKRHLNRGHGLSIEGYRMKWDLPADYPMVAPNYAAHRSRMAVKFGLGISRHKPKSETIPDASSDTGVAHEAAPAHVYPTSRWAKPSS; this is encoded by the coding sequence ATGGCCGATGACATCAAGGCACTGACCACCAAGATCGTTTCTGCCTACCTGGGCAGCAGCACCTTGGCTGCCACTGAAATCCCAAGCCTGATCAAGTCCGTTTATTCGTCTTTGAAAGCAACCATCACACCGGTTGCTGCACCGACTGTAAGCCAGAAGCCTGCCGTATCGATTAAAAGGTCGGTAACGGAGGAATCTGTGATCTGCCTTGAATGTGGAAGTCATCAAAAATTGATGAAGCGTCACCTGAATCGGGGGCATGGATTATCCATAGAGGGATACCGCATGAAGTGGGATTTGCCTGCTGATTATCCCATGGTTGCTCCAAACTATGCTGCTCACCGATCAAGAATGGCCGTAAAATTTGGGCTTGGAATTTCTCGGCATAAACCAAAATCAGAAACGATTCCCGATGCCAGTAGCGACACGGGCGTCGCTCATGAAGCGGCTCCTGCTCATGTTTATCCGACATCAAGATGGGCGAAGCCATCCTCGTAA
- a CDS encoding HU family DNA-binding protein: MNKSELIAAVADGANMTKADAASAIDAVFEAITAAMKSGDDVRLVGFGTFSVSARPARQGRNPQTGKTLTIAASKSAKFTAGKSLKDTINGR, from the coding sequence ATGAACAAGTCCGAATTGATCGCCGCCGTCGCCGATGGTGCCAACATGACCAAGGCCGACGCGGCAAGTGCTATCGACGCCGTATTCGAAGCCATCACCGCCGCCATGAAATCGGGCGATGACGTGCGTCTTGTTGGCTTTGGAACCTTCTCGGTTTCTGCCCGTCCTGCCCGTCAAGGCAGGAATCCGCAAACTGGCAAGACCCTCACCATCGCGGCCAGCAAGTCAGCCAAATTCACCGCCGGAAAGAGCCTCAAGGACACCATCAATGGCCGATGA
- a CDS encoding diguanylate cyclase — MTERRIPEATFREQEGLLRLVFNNSSVAIFSIDSSGRIGTANQRMAELFLIPVETLIGKEYVDLVDPVDQDIARRNVAEHLASGQQNVSLERHYWRSNGTAFWGQLTARHMPAYKDGRAGLVCVLSDITERKIAEQHLAERSGELEILNQELTNTVAALAASNAELVEAREKLEHLARHDALTGAWSRIRIEESVQQEMLRNSRYGHPVSLIFIDLDHFKRVNDGYGHAVGDEVLKSFCDIAQKCMRSTDLLGRWGGEEFVIVTPNSGLMIAILLAERIRKAVMAYDFPGVGRVTASFGVAEYREDETWESWLCRSDAALYAAKEGGRNRVVTDACEADEADEAELLDLSFLRLVWRSTYESGHALLDTQHRNLFEHANNLLIAVIGERPTDEVAPQIEALVSDLLDHFRDEEAVFRSIGYSGADEHAQTHQGLIDRAGELVAIFTSGELALGDLFNFLAYDVVAKHMLSEDRKFFGHIQAVRDTAV, encoded by the coding sequence ATGACCGAACGGCGGATTCCTGAAGCAACATTTCGTGAGCAGGAAGGTCTGCTTCGGCTTGTCTTTAACAATTCCAGTGTCGCCATCTTCAGCATAGATTCCAGTGGTCGAATTGGGACCGCGAACCAACGGATGGCCGAATTATTTCTGATTCCTGTGGAGACGCTGATTGGCAAGGAGTATGTCGATCTGGTCGATCCCGTCGATCAGGACATTGCCCGGCGGAATGTGGCGGAACATTTGGCATCGGGGCAACAAAATGTAAGTTTGGAACGCCATTATTGGCGTTCAAACGGCACGGCGTTCTGGGGCCAACTGACGGCCCGCCACATGCCAGCATACAAAGACGGACGTGCTGGTCTGGTCTGCGTGCTCTCCGACATCACTGAACGCAAAATTGCGGAACAGCATTTGGCCGAACGCAGTGGCGAACTTGAAATTCTTAACCAGGAACTTACCAACACTGTCGCAGCCCTTGCAGCCTCAAATGCCGAACTTGTTGAGGCACGCGAGAAACTGGAGCATTTGGCCCGACATGACGCTCTGACGGGAGCTTGGAGCCGCATCAGAATCGAAGAATCTGTCCAACAGGAAATGCTCCGAAATTCGCGATATGGGCACCCTGTCTCATTGATCTTCATCGATCTGGACCACTTCAAGAGGGTCAATGACGGCTACGGACATGCTGTCGGCGATGAAGTTCTCAAGTCATTTTGCGATATCGCCCAAAAATGTATGCGTTCCACCGATCTACTGGGACGTTGGGGCGGTGAAGAGTTTGTGATCGTTACCCCCAACAGTGGGCTGATGATAGCAATCCTGCTTGCAGAACGAATCCGCAAGGCGGTTATGGCCTACGATTTTCCTGGTGTTGGCCGTGTTACCGCCAGCTTCGGCGTCGCCGAATACCGTGAAGATGAAACATGGGAATCTTGGCTATGCCGTTCTGATGCAGCCCTTTACGCGGCAAAGGAAGGTGGGAGGAACCGAGTCGTAACCGATGCCTGCGAGGCTGATGAAGCCGATGAGGCAGAGCTTCTCGATCTCTCGTTTCTACGTCTGGTCTGGAGGAGCACCTACGAGTCCGGCCATGCTTTGCTCGATACGCAGCACCGAAATCTATTCGAACACGCAAATAATTTGCTGATAGCAGTCATCGGAGAGCGACCAACCGATGAGGTGGCACCTCAGATCGAAGCACTTGTTTCGGACCTTCTGGATCATTTCCGGGATGAAGAAGCAGTTTTCCGCTCGATAGGATATTCCGGTGCTGATGAACATGCCCAAACCCACCAGGGTCTAATCGACCGTGCCGGGGAATTGGTGGCGATTTTCACATCCGGCGAACTGGCCTTGGGCGACCTGTTCAATTTTCTGGCCTATGACGTGGTGGCAAAGCACATGCTGTCCGAAGATCGAAAGTTCTTTGGGCACATCCAGGCAGTTCGCGACACGGCGGTATAA
- a CDS encoding ATP-binding protein: protein MIVANTGWPDLELLKAAPILIWRAGLDAKCNWFNPAWLAYTGRTMEQEMGNGWAEGVHPDDFDRCLKIYLDAFALRQPFDMEYRIKRACGEYGWIVDYGIPIQNQSGEFLGYVGYCFDVSVRRESEEKLGIACKDLAASNAELEQFAYVASHDLREPLRMISSYVDLIERRYGHHFDADGHEFIGFVRDGARRMDAMVLDLLAFSRIDRQGEPLVPMRIGDAISRAVRNLGTAISECDAHVVVDVDASLMVVGDGHQLDRLFQNLIGNAIKYRKEGIRPHVVVSVHLDNEKATFSVQDNGIGIAPEYFDRIFLLFKRLHTREIYEGTGIGLSVCKKIVERHGGEIWVEQSPSGGSTFLFTLPTPE from the coding sequence ATGATTGTTGCAAACACAGGCTGGCCTGATCTCGAACTCCTAAAAGCTGCCCCGATTCTGATCTGGCGTGCTGGTCTTGATGCCAAATGCAATTGGTTCAACCCCGCTTGGCTCGCCTATACCGGCAGGACAATGGAGCAAGAGATGGGGAACGGATGGGCGGAAGGTGTCCATCCTGATGATTTTGATCGCTGCTTGAAAATTTATCTTGATGCCTTCGCACTTCGTCAGCCGTTCGACATGGAATACCGCATCAAGCGTGCCTGTGGCGAATACGGTTGGATCGTAGATTACGGAATCCCAATTCAAAACCAGTCCGGCGAATTTCTCGGGTATGTCGGCTATTGTTTTGATGTCTCTGTCAGACGGGAGAGCGAAGAAAAACTGGGAATTGCCTGTAAGGATTTGGCGGCATCCAACGCTGAACTTGAGCAATTTGCCTACGTCGCATCCCATGATCTTCGTGAGCCACTCCGTATGATCAGCAGCTATGTTGACCTGATTGAACGCCGCTACGGACATCACTTTGACGCAGATGGGCATGAATTTATTGGCTTCGTCCGCGACGGTGCCCGGCGAATGGATGCGATGGTTCTGGACCTGCTTGCATTCTCCAGAATTGATAGACAGGGAGAACCACTGGTTCCGATGCGGATCGGTGATGCCATTTCCCGTGCCGTGAGAAATCTTGGGACAGCCATTTCCGAGTGTGATGCACACGTGGTCGTCGATGTGGATGCTTCGCTCATGGTGGTTGGGGATGGCCACCAATTAGATCGGCTTTTCCAAAACCTAATTGGGAATGCCATCAAATATCGAAAAGAGGGGATAAGACCACACGTTGTCGTGTCTGTTCATCTCGATAATGAGAAGGCGACCTTCTCTGTTCAAGATAATGGTATCGGGATCGCACCAGAATACTTCGACCGAATTTTTCTGCTTTTCAAGCGACTTCATACCCGAGAGATATACGAGGGAACAGGGATCGGTCTTTCTGTCTGCAAGAAGATTGTCGAGCGGCACGGGGGCGAGATTTGGGTCGAGCAATCACCTTCAGGCGGCTCGACTTTCCTGTTTACCTTGCCGACGCCTGAGTGA
- a CDS encoding DUF1778 domain-containing protein has translation MSATAHRKDHPLSMRMPDSDIALIDRAAALRGRSRTDFVRDAAVRAAEEVLMESGLVRMSEEGFAEFMVVLSAPATAVAPMVEILRRPAPWEQGKGQG, from the coding sequence ATGTCCGCCACCGCTCATCGCAAAGATCATCCGCTGTCCATGCGTATGCCAGACAGCGACATCGCCCTGATTGACCGGGCTGCCGCTCTACGCGGTCGATCACGGACTGATTTTGTCCGTGACGCAGCGGTTCGTGCGGCGGAAGAAGTCCTGATGGAGTCGGGGTTGGTGCGAATGTCCGAGGAAGGGTTCGCCGAATTCATGGTGGTGTTATCCGCACCGGCTACCGCAGTGGCACCCATGGTAGAGATTTTACGGCGTCCAGCACCTTGGGAGCAAGGCAAGGGGCAGGGTTGA